The window AACGAAGCCAGGAAATGCTAAACTGTGCCTCCTATTATTGTCTaagagtaattttatttatcagcTTTTGAAATTAATATCTTCggcaaaataaaatgtttcaccGTTACAAATATAGTTTGAGAGTTTTAAACATTTACTTTTCacttggaaaaaaataaatagctaTCTGTAGAAGCACGGCTATTCAGGTTAGCGTTGTGATTTTGCCAATATTATCAGACAGACCATAGTTAAtagagaaaaacatttttgctattAACTATGGACAGACCAATTGCGGCAGTTACATCTTTTATCAATATATGTGAAATGCTACTACAGAGCACAAACTTCCGcaagttttgattttatttacgTTTATGTTTCTGTAAATTCTAAAATGTCCTAATATTGCACATTACTTCCTTCGCGCAAAAGTTTATGCCTAGATTATTAagttttgtgagtaaacattagcagtaccaataggagcTGAGgtggctatcctgggtaaatgattttaattataatttagCATGAGCTAAATTTATTGAAcagttaaattgaaaaaaaaacgacAAATTATTCTGTTGTACTTCACCAGTGGGTTCAAACAATttacaccccccccccccccccctgacgaAAGTCATCGATGTATACACATGCGCAATATTCATTCTCGACTCCAGAGCTTTGAAAACTTTTTCGTGGACTTAatctctggggacgagaatgctcTGGTTAGGCAGGTGATCGTCTCAAGAATAGCAAATGACCACAAACACATTTGGAGGGAGGACAAACGTCGTCTATACGAGTGGCCGTCTCATACACTTATACAAATGGTCGTTATAGCTGGTTCGACTgtaaaatttcacaaaaaaaaccaACTTTATTACGACATCCTTTTTTACAATTTATAACGTTTCCAAATGCTTGAGACAGCTGCTTAAGCAGAAATTCACAAGGGAAGACAGtgcattataaaaaacaaaatatccaAATTTTGCGAtaaataattttcgcgaatttcaaGCATCCCAATAAATTTCCCTGAAAGATTTTCAAGCCTTTCTAATCCTTCGGTCGACAATGATTGTTAAATTTAAGAATAGTCACAACCGTCTTTTTTCATTACATGATTATGCCATCAGCTGCTTCATTTATTTGctcgaaaaaaataaaaacacgaacttttaattttaaaaataaacatgcaGCCTAAGAGATTTGACAAAACGGGAACCTCTACGATGGAGAGAGCAGTCTTGTTTACTCTTCCTAAAGAAGATAAATAAAGAATTAAAACAATTCGGTCTTGTAAGACATAGTAGGTGGGTTTTTTATGACCTGAGTTAAGAAATCAAAAACAGAAACGAAATTTTGTTCTCTGAAATACGAGGTGATGAAACACTAAAGGAAGCATGTCAAATGCTGCGTGTTGACGTTGAAATGGCACCTTTGAACAAACTACGTCGAATGTGCCATGGACGAAGTAACAAAAGTCTAGTAACATGTTTACTATTAGTGTGTTTTCTCGTGTACATTGCCGTGACAACATCCTTAGTACGACGTCAGTCAGCAGATGATACAAACGAAGAAATCAAAATTCGCTCTGACAATCCACGTGGGATGACAGAAAACTTGCCGACCCAAACCGAGGCCGATTTAACGGATGACGTGTTATTAAAGTTGTATCTAGAAATCGAGAAAAAACGGAATACGTCAAAATCAAATAGGATGTCTTGCAATCAATATAACATAACAGACAAATATgaaacttttaaagaaaatatttcgtGTGTGGCGCATCGTGCAACACAATCTGCTTGTGAATTCGCTGATAATATATATTGGCTTGACGAGACATTAAAATCATGTGGTtctcaaaaaaaagttaatatatGCCAAATAAGTGAATCTACACAAACCGGGAGTACGGTAGAGTACGTTTATAAATGTTCATTTAAAGACTGTTTAAAATATGACCGCCAGAAAGTTATTACGTGGCGTTTTCATTCAGATACACAAACATTAACTAAAGCAGCTGTGTTTACAAcagttgaagaaatggagaaagaatTACCCAACATAGCTAAATTGTCTTCAAGCAATAAATATAACTTTCTGTTTTTAGAATGTAGTAATGATGAAATAGGAAAACAGCCTTACGACCTTATAGCTCAACTAATAATATTGCTTCCTATAAATATAAGCAACACAGAGAATAAAAACTCGAAAGAGCATAAAGACAATACAAAAATTAATGTGAACATAGTGTTGTTAGATTCAGCTGCAAGGTCACATTTTTATCGTTCTTTACCTGGTACGATAAATACTtttaataaagtaaataaaaacaaagaaaacggAGACGAGGTTTTAGATTTCCAACTTTTTCAATCCATGGAAGGACATACGGCAGAAAATATACATGCTTTATTTACTGGTACTCTCTTTCCAAAACATTGGACAGGCGCGGAGAGAGAATCAGCATCAGTAGGAGTCGGAAAGCTGTTCAAGCAGTATGTCGACCGTGGGTATACAACGTTTTATCACGATGATTTATGCTTTGAAGAATGGTGGGGTTTAAGGTTAGACTTGGGTTCACCGGCTACTTGGCAAGATTTTTTAAGAGCTTTAGATGAAAACTACATCCACCACACAGGTACgtaatcttcttttttttataccTGAAGCGGCTTTGCTCAACCCATGAAACCAATCAAATTCGTCGGTCTGTTATGGTTCGATTAATCATTTTTGTTCTTTAGGTCTATCGTTTACAAGTTGTAAAATTTTACAGACGAACAACATTACTAACCCCTTTAACGGGCCGGATGGACCGCTGTGTTTTAACGGACAGTTTCAAGATGGATACCTGCTTGACTTTTCGCGCCTTTATCACAGTTCAGCCTCAAGACACGGTAACCGAATGCTTAGTTTTACAACTCTAAATGTGGCTCACGATAACTTGGGAAAAAGAATACAATCAATTGATGACGAGTTAAAAAATTATGttcaaaatattataaaaagtaACAACACATTGACTCTACTTCTTGCCGACCATGGTAACACATACACTCACTACACACACGCCATTATGGAAGGTAGATTCGAGCAATATCATCCAGCCTTTTTTATGATTATTCCGgaacaagtaaaaaaaatattaggacAAAATATTATGAATAACTTGAGAAGAAACCAAAGAAAGTTAGTTACCATGTTGGATATACACGGTGCGTTACAAACTATACCTACGGGTCCAAAACAACAGGGGATTTTTGCAACCATCCCTCATAACAGAAGCTGTGATGATTTAAACTTACGCTTGCCGAATTTGTGTGTGTGTGAAGGATGGGATGCAGAAACGTTAAACGACACCTTACAAGTTGGATTAGTCCATTTTGCTATCGGAGAACTAAACAACATGATCCTGCAACAGCAGAAGCAAATTCGACGAAGACAACAAATTCCAGGTTGCTTACGATTAGTTCCAACGAGCTTTAAAAATGTGAGGGAGAGAAGTGCCCAGGGTCGACTTATTACCAGCATGGACATATCAACGATGGCTGGAGCAGGTGCTAGTCAGTCACGTGATATTTTTCATGTTCAAATCCAATCAAGCATCAATCCTGACGATGCATCAAGAAATATGAAGTTGTTGAATTTTGATAGAATATCCAGATATGGTCCCTATAGCGCATGCGCAGATAAGAGGATTGATATGCGGTTGTGTGTATGCAATATAAAGGCAAGAGAAACAGAGAGGAATCTAGAAAATGTCATTATGCACGATATGATTCAATATCCAAATTTACTTCCGACAAATGTCGAGATTAAGCGCGTTTTCAAAATAAGTGAATGTTTATTTTACAGAACGATATCTTATCCTGATACCAATGAAAATGAACAAAATGCTATATATACTGCAACTTATGAAGTTGCAAATATATGCGGTCACATGATCAATGTTACCATGGATATAACGTTAGATAATATGAAGCTCACATCCACAAATCCAGTCATCAAACATTTACTTCCTTATGGCATGACTTACGTAATGACTGCTATCAGAGCTGTTCCTTATTGGACTTCCAGAGTTGAATCTGTCAAAATATATGTCCCTCAGGATTTTTTACCACTTCCTCCGTAacagatatttatttttctttagaatatttattttcaaactAGTAATcttaattaagttaaaaaataattttagtatatttattttaaatattggtaattttttaaaaaaggtttatggttgaaatacaaaaaattagttaacatttcatattatttttaagattttaatcaCAATAACTTGTTTTCCCTAAATGCAATCTTCCCTATATTAACGTTGTTGGACAGCATTGCTCCCAGGGCGGCACCTTTTTACTAATTCACATCTTCTGCGTCCCAACTAAATTCTACGGCATTTAAAATAATACAGAAATGTTTAATTAGGTTTCCTATTACCAGTCGTATTTTCAACAGCTATAAGAATGGTTGAAAAGAGTTTCACAACATCtgaaaaaacaaagtttagAATAAATCAAATTGTACGATGTCAACTAATTACATAAAATAAGTGCTGTTTAAGGAAATCCACTTAGTGGAAATGTAgctttatataaataatatttacaaTGATAATTTTTGTATGAATGTTtttaacaacacaaaaaaacaaaaaatataagttttaaAACCTAGTCAAGaatcataaaatattttacaaaatatttgcaCAAACTTTATTTATAACGTAGGGGGGGATACTATTAGGGGTTTATA is drawn from Hydractinia symbiolongicarpus strain clone_291-10 chromosome 8, HSymV2.1, whole genome shotgun sequence and contains these coding sequences:
- the LOC130653979 gene encoding uncharacterized protein LOC130653979 yields the protein MLRVDVEMAPLNKLRRMCHGRSNKSLVTCLLLVCFLVYIAVTTSLVRRQSADDTNEEIKIRSDNPRGMTENLPTQTEADLTDDVLLKLYLEIEKKRNTSKSNRMSCNQYNITDKYETFKENISCVAHRATQSACEFADNIYWLDETLKSCGSQKKVNICQISESTQTGSTVEYVYKCSFKDCLKYDRQKVITWRFHSDTQTLTKAAVFTTVEEMEKELPNIAKLSSSNKYNFLFLECSNDEIGKQPYDLIAQLIILLPINISNTENKNSKEHKDNTKINVNIVLLDSAARSHFYRSLPGTINTFNKVNKNKENGDEVLDFQLFQSMEGHTAENIHALFTGTLFPKHWTGAERESASVGVGKLFKQYVDRGYTTFYHDDLCFEEWWGLRLDLGSPATWQDFLRALDENYIHHTGLSFTSCKILQTNNITNPFNGPDGPLCFNGQFQDGYLLDFSRLYHSSASRHGNRMLSFTTLNVAHDNLGKRIQSIDDELKNYVQNIIKSNNTLTLLLADHGNTYTHYTHAIMEGRFEQYHPAFFMIIPEQVKKILGQNIMNNLRRNQRKLVTMLDIHGALQTIPTGPKQQGIFATIPHNRSCDDLNLRLPNLCVCEGWDAETLNDTLQVGLVHFAIGELNNMILQQQKQIRRRQQIPGCLRLVPTSFKNVRERSAQGRLITSMDISTMAGAGASQSRDIFHVQIQSSINPDDASRNMKLLNFDRISRYGPYSACADKRIDMRLCVCNIKARETERNLENVIMHDMIQYPNLLPTNVEIKRVFKISECLFYRTISYPDTNENEQNAIYTATYEVANICGHMINVTMDITLDNMKLTSTNPVIKHLLPYGMTYVMTAIRAVPYWTSRVESVKIYVPQDFLPLPP